Proteins from one Hemibagrus wyckioides isolate EC202008001 linkage group LG16, SWU_Hwy_1.0, whole genome shotgun sequence genomic window:
- the mis18a gene encoding protein Mis18-alpha, producing the protein MAKRQIDHAGHKDDTYVVSESLSDSGSKVEDDGVGENDAPAIFLCGKCRLPFGDSLSWAGSDDEQNQILLKRVNDNVVIGKEPFVSGTSEELRGLVVNLTCRGCGFNLGHMYMSTPKSLDYKRSVFCLMVENIESYVLGSPDQQMAAVDREERPVTLEYMDNVEQQMTKIKSLAVTVGQRLLEIEVDLQCKSGTT; encoded by the exons ATGGCGAAAAGGCAAATCGACCACGCTGGCCATAAAGATGACACTTACGTGGTTTCAGAGAGTTTATCTGACAGCGGCAGCAAAGTGGAAGATGATGGAGTAGGAGAAAACGACGCGCCTGCCATTTTTCTGTGCGGGAAATGCAGACTGCCTTTCGGAGACTCGCTCTCATGGGCCGGGAGCGACGACGAGCAGAATCAGATCTTGTTAAAGC GTGTTAATGACAACGTTGTGATTGGTAAAGAACCTTTTGTCTCTGGCACAAGTGAAGAACTAAGAGG CCTTGTTGTGAATCTCACCTGTCGGGGTTGTGGCTTCAACCTAGGACATATGTACATGTCCACTCCAAAGTCACTGGACTACAAAAGGTCCGTTTTCTGCCTCATGGTTGAAAACATTGAGAG TTATGTTTTAGGCTCTCCTGACCAGCAGATGGCAGCAGTGGACAGAGAAGAAAGGCCTGTTACATTAGAGTACATGGACAATGTTGAGCAACAGATGACCAAG ATAAAATCTCTAGCAGTGACA